The segment cccagccaactGGGGGGTTAAACTggtttaactgtttttttctcgTTCATGTGGTTCTTTCTGGGGATTCCCTTCGggtcttttcctctttgtcccCATGCACATGTTCTTCTGAGGTTGGCATTTGGtcctggttttctgttttcatagcTCACAAGGCCTGTGTCTTGCTGCACCTTGCAAAGCCCCGAGTCTGCCCCAGTAACCCTGTATGGCCaccctgcagggctgggctgggatgtGGGAGCCTCCCAGTCTGGCTCACAGGACTGGGCTCTTCTTTGCACGTGACAGGATTTGTTATGAGGGCCACCTGGAGGCGTCCTAGAAAGAGGCCATAGTCTTTGGGCATGTTCCAGCTTGTCCACGCCCCACCACCTTTCAGGCACCCTTCCATACTCTTGAAGTCCCCACACACACGCACTAGACCAGTCAGGGCTCATTCTGCAGCCTGGTGAAgtgggcagccccagcctggccttttccttttgtttctattCACACTTGTAATTCTTCAGTCCATTAGGTCTTATTAAAGAAGGTTTTATCCATTTCATACCTATGCTTTTGTGGCTATATTAATTTGGGTTCTATAGCTTTATAAATGTTCTCTCTCTCCATATATATAAATAGTAAGGTGAACCTTACCATCAAACTTACTGAACCTTGTCAAACCAGTGttaaaactttgttaaattccATTGAACTTACTGAACTCtgccaaattattattttacctcAATACAACgtactgctgctgctctcttttGAATGAGGTGCATTCTGCTCTTCTGCGACACTGTGGGAGGCTAAGGTCCTTCTTGTCCACTCTCTCCTAGTAGAACACCTGTGAGGAagaacctttttcttctttggtcaTTGCTGAAAGAAATGGTGAAGGAAGTTCAGAGAGGTGAAACATGGAGGGGTGTGCTTCTGAGTATTAAGAGTCCCTAGATGTGCTCTGTGCCTTCTGAAAGGGGAGAAATGCCTTCTTCTAGAGGGCAATGTCACTGATGCCTGCAGAACCCCTTCTGACTACACAGGTGGGATGTTCCACAGGCATGCTTCTTCCATACTGTGTATTTGAAGGCACAGGCCAGAAAGCCAAGGATGGGTATCATAGCAGACAGAGGAAATGGCAACGAGCCTTTCCAAGACGAGTGAGACAAATCTCACTGGGAGAGTGGGGGTTGTTCCTGGAGTCACTGTTGCGGTAAAAGGTAAaggaatttggcagaaaataaacccccttgcattccagcttatcctcagatgtcagaggcaCTGGGGGTGGCTATGTTTAGTTTCTGAGTAATGTCCAATTCAGCACTATAAGTCCGGTGGTATAACTGTCACAGTGACGGATGTACTTATAGCACACTGCACTCTTGGCTTAGCCACGTTCAACACATGAGAATTACTagacttagggagtttggttgcgTTAATGAACTATCAAGGCTAGATTAATGAGCGGTGCAGTTTATTAAACCAACAGTACAGGCtcttttggattgccggtgACAAATACGCTGTCTGCAAAGTATGTGCAAATGTTGAATACAGTGCgcaaaatcaaaaaagaaagcgACTCTCTATATAGAGAGATTTTtaagtttcctggggaagcactCAGTACAGCCAAGTGTTCGAATCTCACCCAGTAGGCGTCCCtatggggaggaagagaggctCAGCCCGTTGACTGGTCCCAGAAGCCAGCGATGTCCTCCTGACTCGTCTATAATGGTATCTTCTCTAATAGTCTTCCTCTTTGGGGGTCTTTTtgtactattttttcttttaggtggAGCTCGAGTGAGTCTAGgcatacatacctttactttgattggcATAAagttctcttgctttgcttttaaaggtatatgctagaaaaaattcagagcgcatgctccATTAGGGAGTGGTTgcaccttggaggtgggtaactttggggatggaggtgtgttttggtagtATAATGATAGTATACAAGCAAAGGTCACCCAGAGGACATGATTTAGcgtgtcactactccagaacaGGGCACTTATGATACAAATCAGAGGTAAGGCCATAGggttgacagaacccccattgtttcacctccttgcttcagtcgattcaatgcagggaccttcccttcttgttccagtagttccagttccctatccctgcggtgatatcacagagcctggccgtggtgtctccactctgctccaccctccgtgttgtttctcttagagTCAGCATCCCAAGCTCCCCTGGCGTTGCTAACATCTAAGcttgcaggttatgttgctgagggaattattatggaacagatctcttgcatatccactgcattccaccctggaggtttaccttcccttaagggGGGGGACAAATCagtaagtcacctccagcaatcactCCACAGTCACACACAGAAATGTCAGGGCTCTGTGAGGTGTCCACATCTGAGCTGTTCTCATGCACTCCTCATACACACAGGGTGTTCAGAGACACGGGTCCTACCCTTGCACACACATGGGTGGTGCATTGTGGCAGTCATAGCATCTCTCTGGCCTCCTCTTGACACTCCCAGAGGCTGGCAGGTGCCTCAGCCCTGCGGTGGATTGCCCTGCTCTGCACTCATCGGAGGTGCCCCAAGGCATGAGGAATGGACACGGGGACCTCAGGTCAAGGAAGCACATCCCAGCGCTGCATTCTGTTGGTTTCCCAGGGGACGTTACTCTTAAAGTGAAGTAACTTCAGGACACTGACATTCATGGGATCCCCAGGAATAGCTGATGGCATTTGTGCTCACTCAGGTTCGTCTCCCCACACGCATGCAATTTGCAGTGCTTACAACTCATCTCTACAATGTAAGCATGGACAACATTatcagaagtgaaaaaacaaaataaaaaaaaataaatcaaaacaacatCAACAACTACAAAACATATAAAAGACAGGTTGGGCCTGTAATGAGTTACGTTATGAGTGATATGCAGAAGAAGATGGGCAGTATATTTCTACTAAAAAAACTTCTGGTCATCAGTTTCTGAACTGCATCCTTGAGCTCCTGGTTCCTCACGCTGTAGATGAGGGGGTTCAGTGCTGGAGGCACCACTGAGTACAGAACTGCCACCACCAGGTCCTGGTGTGGGGACGAGATGGAGTGGGGCTTCAGGTAGGTAAACATGCCCATACTGACATACATGGAGACCACGGCCAGGTGAGGGAGGCatgtggaaaaggctttgtgccgtccctgctcagaggggatcCTCAGCACGACCCTGAAGATCTGCACGTAAGacagcagaataaaaccaaaacacccaaaTGCCACACAGACACTAACCACAATAAGCCCAGCCTCCCTGAGGTAGGcatctgagcaggagagcttgaggatctggggaacttcacagaagaactggtccacAGCATTGCCCTTGCAGAATGGTAGTGAAAATGTGTTggcagtgtgcagcacagcagtgagaaacccacagccccaggcagctgctgccatgtggacacaagctctgctgcccaggagggtcccgtaGTGCAGGGGTTGGCAGATGGCAACGTAGCGGTCATAGGCCATGATGGTGAGAAGATAAAACTCTGCTGacatcagaataaaaaagaaaaaaacctgagaagcACACCCTTGGTAGGAGATGGCCCTGGTGTCCCAGAGCGAGTTGGCCATGGAtttggggacagtggtggagatgTAACCGAGGTCGAGGAGGGCgaggttgaggaggaagaagtacatgggggTGTGGAGGCGGTGGTCACAGGCTACGGCAGTGACGATGAGGCCattggccaggagggcagccaggtagatgcccaggaagagccagaagtgcaagaaCTGCAGGTCCCGTGTGTCTGCAAATGCCAAGAGGAAGAACTCACTCATGGAGCTGCCATTGGACATTTGCTGGTTCTTGAAATGGGGGCATTGCCCTAAGAAGGAAAAGACGGGAAAATTACAGCAGAATTCTCTGA is part of the Aquila chrysaetos chrysaetos chromosome W unlocalized genomic scaffold, bAquChr1.4 W_unloc_5, whole genome shotgun sequence genome and harbors:
- the LOC115337596 gene encoding olfactory receptor 14C36-like; amino-acid sequence: MSNGSSMSEFFLLAFADTRDLQFLHFWLFLGIYLAALLANGLIVTAVACDHRLHTPMYFFLLNLALLDLGYISTTVPKSMANSLWDTRAISYQGCASQVFFFFILMSAEFYLLTIMAYDRYVAICQPLHYGTLLGSRACVHMAAAAWGCGFLTAVLHTANTFSLPFCKGNAVDQFFCEVPQILKLSCSDAYLREAGLIVVSVCVAFGCFGFILLSYVQIFRVVLRIPSEQGRHKAFSTCLPHLAVVSMYVSMGMFTYLKPHSISSPHQDLVVAVLYSVVPPALNPLIYSVRNQELKDAVQKLMTRSFFSRNILPIFFCISLIT